A region of Methyloversatilis discipulorum DNA encodes the following proteins:
- the nrdR gene encoding transcriptional regulator NrdR — MKCPFCSSPDTQVVETRESEDGDIIRRRRRCAHCDKRFTTYERVELKMPQIVKKDGRRADYDREKLRASMMLALRKRPVTTESVDLAMDRIEERLLTMGVRELATDRLGELVMRELKKLDKIGYIRFASVYRNFEDVDEFSEVVREVTKPPRAPRKTGG, encoded by the coding sequence ATGAAATGCCCGTTCTGCAGCTCTCCCGATACCCAGGTGGTCGAAACCCGCGAAAGCGAGGACGGCGACATCATCCGTCGCCGGCGTCGTTGTGCGCATTGCGACAAGCGCTTCACCACATACGAGCGGGTCGAGCTGAAGATGCCGCAGATCGTCAAGAAGGACGGTCGGCGCGCCGACTACGACCGCGAAAAGCTGCGCGCCAGCATGATGCTGGCCCTGCGCAAGCGCCCGGTGACCACCGAGTCGGTGGATCTGGCGATGGACCGTATCGAGGAGCGCCTGCTCACGATGGGTGTGCGCGAACTGGCGACCGACCGTCTGGGCGAACTGGTGATGCGCGAACTGAAGAAGCTCGACAAGATCGGCTACATCCGTTTTGCCAGCGTCTATCGCAATTTCGAGGACGTCGATGAATTTTCCGAGGTCGTGCGCGAGGTGACCAAGCCGCCGCGCGCGCCGCGCAAGACGGGAGGCTGA
- a CDS encoding flagellar brake protein — translation MIPVRKTDVVLGKPLPYSLYDQNNKLLLKAGVVVQTQNQLDVLSERGLYRDRMAANQVQAPSSVGPDGEPAPDKEGILLELEDIRLQVGDVLQLQGAADDAPRHAVKLLGYAKGRSVMVTPPMVDGAFAMVKQDATFVVRFFSGKSVYAFPAHVLKMSNTPFPYLHLSYPKKVRGMRVRRAQRASVRLITSLTDMYGALYAGTLIDISKGGALLAAKAALGEIGDLLQLKFRLQFDDIDQFVHVKAGIRSVRSNPNPESEAHAVQHGLEFVEVQGSDRLALSAYTYQKLIEASDVA, via the coding sequence ATGATTCCCGTGCGCAAGACCGATGTGGTGCTGGGCAAGCCCCTGCCGTATTCGCTGTACGACCAGAACAACAAGCTGCTGCTGAAGGCCGGCGTCGTGGTGCAGACGCAGAACCAGCTCGACGTGCTGAGCGAGCGCGGTCTTTACCGAGACCGCATGGCTGCCAACCAGGTGCAGGCGCCGTCCAGCGTCGGGCCCGACGGCGAGCCGGCGCCTGACAAGGAGGGCATCCTGCTCGAGCTGGAGGACATCCGGCTGCAGGTCGGCGACGTGCTGCAACTGCAGGGCGCAGCCGACGACGCGCCGCGGCATGCGGTGAAGCTGCTCGGCTACGCCAAGGGGCGCAGCGTCATGGTGACGCCGCCCATGGTCGATGGCGCCTTCGCCATGGTGAAACAGGACGCGACCTTCGTCGTCCGCTTCTTCTCCGGCAAAAGCGTGTATGCCTTCCCGGCGCACGTGCTCAAGATGTCGAACACGCCCTTTCCCTACCTGCACCTGAGCTATCCGAAGAAGGTGCGCGGCATGCGCGTGCGCCGGGCCCAGCGGGCCAGCGTGCGGCTGATCACTTCGCTGACCGACATGTATGGCGCGCTGTATGCCGGCACCCTGATCGATATCAGCAAGGGTGGGGCGTTGCTGGCCGCGAAGGCGGCGCTCGGCGAGATCGGCGACCTGCTGCAGCTGAAGTTCCGGCTGCAGTTCGACGATATCGACCAGTTCGTACATGTGAAGGCGGGTATCCGCTCGGTACGCAGCAATCCGAACCCGGAAAGCGAGGCGCATGCGGTGCAGCACGGGCTGGAGTTCGTCGAAGTGCAGGGCAGCGACCGACTGGCACTGTCCGCCTATACCTATCAGAAGCTGATCGAAGCGAGCGACGTGGCCTGA
- a CDS encoding LutB/LldF family L-lactate oxidation iron-sulfur protein yields the protein MSAQPMHFVSPAQFRDRVSEALADEGLRDNFRSAMNFLRDKRASQFPDPAETEALRDLGEAVRKHALAHLPALLEKLEANLQARGVEVHWAETPDEACAIIHRIATDAGARRVIKGKSMVSEEVELNHYLEARGVECLESDMGEYIVQLAGERPSHIVMPAIHKTKQDIARLFEQKIPDAGYTEDVDALIRTGREVLRERFMQADIGISGVNFAIAETGTLWLVENEGNGRLSTTVPDIHIAMMGIEKVVDTLKHAMPLASLLPRSATGQAATTYFNLITGPRRADDQDGPRRMHLVLLDNGRTQAYADAQLRATLQCIRCGACMNHCPVYARVGGHAYGTTYPGPIGQILSPHLLGLDDSRDLPTASSLCGACAEVCPVRIPIPSLLMRLRTEANRAPGAAVAQPLAGQGASFSVGQKLVWRFWSGIYASPGRYRLLRWAATRFRWLAPRRQMGWTQHRTPLVPAARSLHDLMKARGQPR from the coding sequence ATGAGCGCGCAGCCCATGCATTTCGTGTCGCCGGCGCAGTTCCGCGACCGCGTCAGCGAGGCACTGGCGGACGAGGGGCTGCGCGACAACTTCCGCAGCGCGATGAACTTCCTGCGCGACAAGCGCGCCAGCCAGTTTCCGGACCCGGCGGAAACCGAGGCGCTGCGCGATCTGGGCGAGGCGGTGCGCAAGCACGCGCTGGCGCATCTGCCGGCACTGCTGGAGAAGCTGGAGGCGAATCTGCAGGCGCGCGGCGTCGAGGTGCACTGGGCGGAAACGCCGGACGAGGCCTGCGCCATCATCCATCGCATCGCCACCGATGCCGGTGCGCGGCGGGTGATCAAGGGCAAGTCGATGGTGAGCGAGGAGGTGGAACTGAATCACTACCTCGAAGCGCGCGGCGTCGAGTGTCTCGAATCGGACATGGGTGAGTACATCGTGCAACTGGCCGGCGAACGCCCGTCGCACATCGTCATGCCGGCCATCCACAAGACGAAGCAGGACATCGCGCGGCTGTTCGAACAGAAGATTCCGGACGCCGGCTATACCGAAGACGTCGATGCGCTGATACGCACCGGTCGCGAAGTGCTGCGCGAGCGCTTCATGCAGGCGGACATCGGCATTTCCGGCGTCAATTTCGCTATCGCCGAAACCGGCACGCTGTGGCTGGTCGAGAACGAGGGCAATGGCCGTCTGTCGACGACGGTGCCGGACATCCACATCGCGATGATGGGCATCGAGAAGGTGGTCGATACGCTGAAACACGCGATGCCGCTGGCCAGCCTGCTGCCGCGCTCGGCCACAGGTCAGGCGGCGACCACCTATTTCAACCTGATCACCGGTCCGCGACGTGCCGATGACCAGGACGGTCCGCGGCGCATGCACCTGGTGCTGCTCGACAACGGTCGCACCCAGGCCTATGCCGACGCCCAGCTGCGCGCGACGCTGCAATGCATACGCTGTGGTGCCTGCATGAACCACTGCCCGGTCTATGCGCGCGTCGGCGGCCATGCCTACGGCACCACCTATCCGGGGCCGATCGGCCAGATCCTGTCGCCGCATCTGCTCGGGCTGGACGACAGCCGCGACCTGCCGACCGCCTCCAGCCTGTGCGGCGCCTGTGCCGAGGTGTGCCCGGTGCGCATTCCGATTCCGTCGCTGCTGATGCGCTTGCGCACCGAAGCCAATCGCGCGCCGGGCGCGGCGGTGGCGCAGCCGCTGGCCGGGCAGGGCGCCTCGTTCAGCGTCGGCCAGAAACTGGTGTGGCGCTTCTGGAGCGGCATCTACGCCAGCCCGGGCCGCTACCGGCTGCTGCGCTGGGCCGCCACCCGTTTCCGCTGGCTGGCGCCGCGCCGGCAGATGGGCTGGACGCAGCACCGCACGCCACTGGTCCCGGCCGCGCGCAGCCTGCACGATCTGATGAAGGCACGCGGCCAGCCGCGCTGA
- a CDS encoding LutC/YkgG family protein: MSARERILARLRAAEPGAPVTPPDVAAYYAQRPRLTPDERLQQLCARLRASRTDVMVAQPAEWARVAADALHLRGVRRLALNSDVRADELAATLPSAIEAVRFDGAIEHWKQEMFATIDAGFTPASAGIAATGALLLNHGGALPRTLSLVPPISLVCIDARDLYDDLHHASSSQRWADDMPTNRVLVSSPSRTADIQQTLAYGAHGPRELIVVVIADGETA, translated from the coding sequence ATGAGTGCGCGCGAACGCATCCTCGCCCGCCTGCGCGCGGCCGAGCCGGGCGCGCCGGTGACGCCGCCGGACGTAGCGGCCTACTACGCGCAGCGACCACGACTGACGCCGGACGAGCGGCTGCAGCAGCTGTGCGCGCGACTGCGCGCCTCGCGCACCGACGTGATGGTGGCGCAGCCGGCGGAATGGGCGCGCGTTGCAGCCGATGCGTTGCACCTGCGCGGCGTGCGTCGCCTGGCACTGAACAGCGACGTGCGCGCCGACGAGCTGGCGGCGACCTTGCCGTCCGCCATCGAAGCGGTGCGCTTCGACGGTGCGATCGAGCACTGGAAGCAGGAAATGTTTGCGACCATCGACGCCGGCTTCACGCCGGCCTCTGCCGGCATTGCGGCGACCGGCGCGCTGCTGCTGAACCACGGCGGCGCACTGCCGCGCACGCTGTCGCTGGTGCCGCCGATCAGCCTGGTCTGCATCGATGCGCGCGATCTGTACGACGACCTGCACCATGCGTCGAGCAGCCAGCGCTGGGCCGACGACATGCCGACCAACCGCGTGCTGGTGTCCAGCCCCTCGCGCACCGCCGACATCCAGCAGACGCTGGCCTACGGCGCGCACGGCCCGCGCGAACTGATCGTGGTGGTGATCGCGGACGGAGAGACGGCATGA
- a CDS encoding (Fe-S)-binding protein — translation MHADRPPRPDQVYLFGTCLIDLFVPQAGVDAVRLLEREGLTVHFPHAQSCCGQPAFTSGNPDEARRVAAAQIALFDQPWPIVVPSGSCAGMMRHHWPTLFDDDPAMQARAREVAGRVHELAGFLVEVLHVDYSMASAEPVTVGLHTSCSARREMGTRAHGVQLLSALPGVTLDTHVNESECCGFGGVFSLKHADISGAIVRDKVASLSAVCERFVTADCGCMLNISHAAEHQGRALRGEHLASFLLSRLERQA, via the coding sequence ATGCACGCAGATCGCCCGCCGCGCCCCGATCAGGTCTATCTGTTCGGTACCTGCCTGATCGACCTCTTCGTGCCACAGGCCGGCGTCGATGCGGTGCGACTGCTGGAACGCGAAGGACTGACCGTGCATTTCCCGCATGCCCAGAGCTGCTGCGGCCAGCCCGCCTTCACCAGCGGTAACCCGGACGAGGCGCGCCGCGTGGCGGCGGCGCAGATCGCGCTGTTCGACCAGCCCTGGCCCATCGTCGTGCCGTCCGGCTCCTGTGCCGGCATGATGCGTCACCACTGGCCAACGCTGTTCGACGACGATCCGGCGATGCAGGCGCGCGCCCGTGAAGTGGCTGGCCGCGTGCATGAGCTGGCCGGCTTCCTGGTCGAGGTACTGCATGTGGACTACTCGATGGCGAGCGCCGAGCCGGTGACCGTCGGCCTGCACACCTCGTGCAGTGCGCGGCGCGAAATGGGTACCCGCGCACACGGCGTGCAACTGCTGTCGGCATTGCCCGGCGTCACGCTCGACACGCACGTCAACGAATCGGAATGCTGCGGCTTCGGCGGCGTGTTCTCGCTCAAGCACGCGGACATATCAGGCGCCATCGTGCGCGACAAGGTGGCCAGCCTGTCGGCGGTCTGCGAGCGCTTCGTCACCGCCGACTGCGGCTGCATGCTGAACATTTCGCACGCGGCGGAACACCAGGGTCGGGCGCTGCGCGGCGAGCACCTTGCGAGCTTCCTGCTGAGTCGACTGGAGAGGCAGGCATGA
- a CDS encoding FadR/GntR family transcriptional regulator, producing MPPTAADRATRELEARLLDGRYAAGARLPAERSLADELGVSRGTLREAVQRLAARGLLASRVGSGVYVTDRLHGGLTSPWRQLLTEHPHLGNDMLEFRRVLEGEAAAFAAERATRADLTMLRGVIDRLRRARRNDDEAQEVLLDSVWHGAIATAAHNAMFGYLQANLLALHREHMAHNHAGLRFGDRAVAEALWQQHFALWEAIRARAPEQARDTMYAHIDFVRARLAPDAAAAVR from the coding sequence ATGCCGCCGACCGCCGCCGACCGCGCCACGCGCGAACTCGAAGCTCGCCTGCTCGACGGCCGCTACGCCGCCGGCGCCCGCCTGCCGGCCGAACGCTCGCTGGCGGATGAACTGGGCGTGTCGCGCGGCACGCTGCGCGAAGCGGTGCAGCGCCTGGCCGCGCGCGGTCTGCTGGCCAGCCGCGTGGGCAGCGGCGTCTACGTGACCGACCGCCTGCACGGCGGGCTGACCTCGCCGTGGCGTCAGTTGCTGACCGAGCATCCACACCTTGGAAACGACATGCTGGAATTCCGCCGCGTACTCGAAGGCGAGGCGGCCGCCTTCGCCGCTGAGCGCGCGACGCGTGCCGACCTGACGATGCTGCGCGGCGTGATCGACCGCCTGCGCCGCGCCCGGCGCAACGATGACGAAGCGCAGGAGGTGCTGCTCGATTCGGTGTGGCACGGCGCCATCGCGACCGCCGCGCACAACGCGATGTTCGGCTATCTGCAGGCCAATCTACTGGCGCTGCACCGCGAACACATGGCGCACAACCACGCCGGCCTGCGCTTCGGCGACCGCGCGGTGGCGGAGGCGCTGTGGCAGCAGCATTTCGCGCTGTGGGAGGCGATCCGCGCGCGGGCACCGGAGCAGGCGCGCGACACCATGTACGCGCACATCGACTTCGTGCGGGCGCGACTGGCGCCGGACGCCGCGGCCGCGGTGCGCTGA
- a CDS encoding sigma-54-dependent Fis family transcriptional regulator — MRFRDEFSQHMRRVAAASDARAGALALAGEERIADSWRRSMELYRVDPEVPAAPRILSAAEVRERCGRIESFLQLARLGVGKLHSQIKDAGYCVLMTDADGSTVDFRGLPTIDHEFKSRGFRVGACWSEQDEGTCGVGTTLVDRAPILVHKGEHFRAYNIGITCSAAPIFGPDNDIMGVLNASALASPDDRRSQSVVFQLVAQNARFIENAWFIEANRHRWTLQIGGIGRGLEPERSYLLALDERGYVVQANFLAHVELLEHAGPLPRAFHEVFDLSADELLRAAHDRPGMPVALRRLTTGQALSAIVRVPEQRRVTRRAVQGRHDFTTLTARDTRLVSDIQRLKRIVNSRLPILLLGETGSGKEAFAHAIHAQSERRDKPFVALNCAAIPENLIESELFGYREGAFTGAKARGEAGKIQLSSGGTLFLDEIGDMPLPLQTRLLRVLAEGEVLRLGGTEPEKVDLNVICATHRDLESLVAAGRFREDLFYRLNAATFTLPPLRARSDRRDVLQQVFDEECAAAGRDIELPVVLAEELMGYGWPGNIRQLRNTLRYAVAVCESDTMSRTHLPDNILRALDEPQPAVALPRSEAEADERRRIVEAMEATGWRATEAAALMGMPRATFYRRLSRYGLGRGRFPSR, encoded by the coding sequence ATGCGATTCAGGGACGAGTTTTCGCAACACATGAGGCGGGTCGCCGCGGCGTCGGATGCGCGCGCCGGCGCGCTGGCGCTGGCCGGCGAGGAGCGCATCGCCGATTCCTGGCGGCGCTCGATGGAGCTCTACCGGGTGGACCCCGAAGTGCCGGCGGCGCCGCGCATCCTCAGTGCAGCAGAGGTGCGCGAGCGCTGCGGACGTATCGAATCCTTCCTTCAGCTCGCGCGCCTCGGCGTGGGCAAGCTGCACAGCCAGATCAAGGACGCCGGCTACTGCGTGCTGATGACCGACGCCGACGGCAGCACGGTCGATTTCCGTGGCCTGCCGACCATAGACCACGAATTCAAATCGCGCGGTTTCCGTGTCGGCGCCTGCTGGTCCGAACAGGACGAAGGCACTTGCGGCGTCGGCACGACGCTGGTCGATCGCGCGCCCATCCTGGTGCACAAGGGTGAGCACTTCCGTGCCTACAACATTGGCATCACCTGCAGCGCGGCACCGATATTCGGTCCCGACAACGACATCATGGGCGTGCTGAACGCCTCGGCGCTGGCCTCACCGGACGACCGACGCAGCCAGTCGGTGGTGTTCCAGCTGGTGGCGCAGAACGCCCGCTTCATCGAGAACGCCTGGTTCATCGAAGCCAACCGCCACCGGTGGACGCTGCAGATTGGTGGCATCGGCCGCGGACTGGAGCCGGAGCGCAGCTACCTGCTGGCGCTGGACGAGCGTGGCTACGTGGTGCAGGCCAATTTCCTCGCCCATGTCGAACTGCTGGAGCACGCCGGTCCGCTGCCGCGTGCCTTCCATGAAGTGTTCGATCTGAGCGCCGACGAATTGCTGCGCGCCGCGCACGACCGCCCGGGCATGCCGGTCGCGCTGCGTCGGCTCACGACCGGCCAGGCACTGTCGGCTATCGTCCGCGTGCCGGAGCAGCGACGGGTCACGCGGCGCGCGGTGCAGGGCCGGCACGACTTCACCACGCTCACCGCTCGCGACACCCGCCTGGTCAGCGACATCCAGCGCCTGAAGCGCATCGTGAACAGCCGTCTGCCCATCCTGCTGCTCGGCGAAACAGGCTCCGGCAAGGAAGCGTTCGCGCACGCCATCCACGCGCAGAGCGAGCGGCGCGACAAGCCCTTCGTTGCGCTGAACTGCGCGGCGATTCCTGAGAACCTGATCGAGAGCGAACTGTTCGGCTACCGCGAGGGGGCGTTCACCGGCGCCAAGGCGAGGGGCGAGGCGGGAAAGATCCAGCTGTCCAGCGGCGGCACGCTCTTTCTCGACGAGATCGGCGACATGCCGTTGCCGCTGCAGACGCGGCTGCTGCGCGTGCTGGCCGAAGGCGAGGTGCTGCGTCTGGGCGGCACCGAACCGGAGAAGGTCGATCTGAACGTCATCTGCGCCACCCACCGCGATCTCGAATCGCTGGTCGCCGCCGGTCGTTTCCGCGAGGATCTTTTCTACCGGCTGAATGCCGCCACCTTTACGCTGCCGCCGCTGCGTGCGCGCAGCGACCGGCGCGACGTTCTGCAGCAGGTGTTCGACGAGGAGTGCGCCGCCGCCGGCCGCGACATCGAACTGCCGGTCGTGCTGGCCGAAGAGCTGATGGGCTATGGCTGGCCCGGAAACATCCGCCAATTGCGCAACACGCTGCGCTACGCGGTGGCCGTATGCGAATCGGACACGATGTCGCGCACGCATCTGCCGGACAATATCCTGCGTGCGCTCGACGAACCGCAGCCCGCGGTCGCGCTGCCGCGCAGCGAGGCCGAAGCGGACGAACGGCGACGCATCGTCGAAGCGATGGAGGCGACCGGCTGGCGCGCCACCGAGGCGGCCGCGCTGATGGGCATGCCGCGCGCCACCTTCTACCGCCGGCTCAGCCGCTACGGCCTGGGTCGCGGGCGCTTCCCGAGCCGCTGA
- a CDS encoding QcrA and Rieske domain-containing protein produces the protein MDKDNTKKVADSACAPCCMQRRDAMKAAIAVTVMLGSGLRGAQASEPADLPPQPGDRLVRMDDEDTPQPLKAADIPLASKPVRALPFAATDALVRDGSRLGRVILMRFDPASLDDETRARSADGVLAYSAVCTHQGCEVSEWDANGGAMFCFCHFSKFDPLKAGAVTAGPAGRALPWLPLKSENGELVVAGAFSSVPGVRKG, from the coding sequence ATGGACAAGGACAACACGAAAAAAGTCGCCGACAGCGCATGCGCCCCCTGCTGCATGCAGCGTCGCGATGCAATGAAGGCCGCCATCGCGGTCACCGTCATGCTCGGCAGCGGCCTGCGTGGCGCGCAGGCCAGCGAGCCGGCCGACCTGCCGCCGCAACCGGGCGACCGCCTGGTGCGCATGGACGACGAAGACACGCCGCAGCCTTTGAAGGCGGCCGACATTCCGCTCGCCAGCAAGCCGGTACGCGCGCTGCCCTTCGCCGCGACCGATGCGCTGGTGCGCGACGGCAGCCGTCTGGGTCGCGTCATCCTGATGCGCTTCGACCCGGCTTCGCTCGACGACGAAACCCGCGCCCGCAGCGCCGACGGCGTGCTCGCCTACTCGGCGGTGTGTACCCACCAGGGCTGCGAGGTGAGCGAGTGGGACGCCAATGGCGGCGCCATGTTCTGTTTCTGCCACTTCTCCAAATTCGACCCGCTGAAGGCCGGTGCCGTCACCGCCGGGCCAGCCGGACGCGCCCTGCCCTGGCTGCCGCTGAAGAGCGAGAACGGCGAGCTGGTGGTGGCCGGCGCGTTCAGCTCCGTCCCCGGCGTGCGCAAGGGCTGA
- a CDS encoding methanol/ethanol family PQQ-dependent dehydrogenase, which translates to MKTMMKRTALAAALLAPLVAGALPAYTPVTDARLNKPEAQNWLMYRANYAGWGYSPLKQVSDKNVDKLQLAWAFSTGMTEGHQAPPIVNNGYMFVATPNNQVICLEAKTGREIWRYKKTIPDELQQLHPTNRGVALYGDRVYIATTDAFLVALDAKTGKEVWKTAVADWKSGYYMTLAPLAAKGKIMIGSSGGEYGIRGFVAAFDADTGKEAWRTYTIAGPGEPGGDSWPGDTYKRGGGSVWITGTYDPDTNLAFWGVGNAGPWMADTRSGDNLYANSVLALDVDTGKLKGYHQYHHNDSWDWDEVSAPLLIDLEHKGKKVKSLVHAGRNGYLWMLERTDSKVNYVDAWPYVTQNVFTQLDPKTGRPTYDPARIPATGKTVNFCPSLWGGKDWPPEAYNPHTGLLYIPAQNNLCSELTGEPVKYNKGDLYLGVSIENVLTNVRMTLESKVHIGEVQAWDLKTGKKVWTHTYPEMNWGPLMTTAGNLVFGGGTNDRKFRAFNASTGKLLWEFPTNSGVTGVPSSFEVDGEQYVAVQSGWGVDAERMQGAFNAVLDKKTTVPQGGVIWVFKLPRK; encoded by the coding sequence ATGAAAACCATGATGAAGCGGACCGCCCTCGCGGCGGCACTGCTCGCACCGCTGGTGGCCGGTGCGCTGCCGGCCTACACGCCGGTGACCGACGCGCGGCTGAACAAGCCCGAGGCGCAGAACTGGCTGATGTACCGCGCCAACTATGCCGGCTGGGGCTACAGCCCGCTCAAGCAGGTGAGCGACAAGAACGTCGACAAGCTGCAGCTGGCCTGGGCTTTCTCGACCGGCATGACCGAAGGGCATCAGGCGCCGCCCATCGTGAACAACGGCTACATGTTCGTCGCCACACCGAACAACCAGGTCATCTGCCTTGAAGCCAAGACCGGTCGCGAAATCTGGCGCTACAAGAAAACCATTCCGGACGAACTGCAGCAACTGCACCCGACCAACCGCGGTGTCGCGCTGTACGGTGACCGCGTCTACATCGCCACCACCGACGCCTTCCTGGTCGCGCTCGACGCCAAGACCGGCAAGGAGGTGTGGAAGACCGCAGTGGCCGACTGGAAGTCCGGCTACTACATGACGCTGGCGCCGCTGGCCGCCAAGGGCAAGATCATGATCGGCAGCTCCGGTGGCGAATACGGCATCCGTGGTTTCGTCGCCGCCTTCGATGCCGACACCGGCAAGGAAGCGTGGCGCACCTACACCATCGCCGGCCCCGGCGAACCCGGCGGCGACAGCTGGCCGGGCGATACCTACAAGCGCGGCGGCGGCTCGGTGTGGATCACCGGCACCTATGACCCGGACACCAACCTCGCCTTCTGGGGCGTCGGCAACGCCGGCCCGTGGATGGCCGACACGCGCAGCGGCGACAATCTGTACGCCAACTCGGTGCTGGCGCTGGACGTCGACACCGGCAAGCTCAAGGGTTATCACCAGTACCACCACAACGATTCGTGGGATTGGGACGAGGTATCCGCCCCGCTGCTGATCGACCTCGAGCACAAGGGCAAGAAGGTGAAGTCGCTGGTGCACGCCGGCCGCAACGGCTATCTGTGGATGCTGGAGCGCACCGACAGCAAGGTGAACTACGTCGATGCCTGGCCCTATGTCACGCAGAACGTATTCACCCAGCTCGACCCGAAGACCGGCCGCCCGACCTATGACCCTGCACGCATCCCCGCCACCGGCAAGACGGTGAACTTCTGCCCCTCGCTGTGGGGCGGCAAGGACTGGCCGCCCGAGGCCTACAACCCGCACACCGGCCTGCTCTACATCCCGGCGCAGAACAACCTGTGCTCGGAACTGACCGGCGAGCCGGTCAAGTACAACAAGGGCGATCTCTACCTCGGCGTGTCGATCGAGAACGTGCTCACCAATGTGCGCATGACGCTTGAGTCGAAGGTGCACATCGGCGAAGTGCAGGCCTGGGACCTGAAGACCGGCAAGAAGGTGTGGACCCACACCTACCCGGAAATGAACTGGGGCCCGCTGATGACTACGGCCGGCAACCTGGTGTTCGGTGGTGGCACCAACGACCGCAAGTTCCGCGCCTTCAACGCCAGCACCGGCAAGCTGCTGTGGGAATTCCCGACCAACTCGGGCGTGACCGGCGTGCCGTCCAGCTTCGAGGTCGACGGCGAACAGTATGTCGCCGTGCAGTCCGGCTGGGGTGTCGATGCCGAACGCATGCAGGGCGCGTTCAACGCGGTGCTCGACAAGAAGACCACCGTGCCGCAGGGCGGCGTGATCTGGGTATTCAAGCTGCCCAGGAAGTGA
- a CDS encoding transporter, whose product MSTAANTPIRAAKAVVSAAGIALALLSGSASAQTTFDVIGPHEYDLPVNFDQPFNVFVQYATVQRDSRLFDNDGDRQRGNSAQKIIGLSKYVRFWTSESNRNIGLAFEVIQPTVGIRNRDAVDPDARHISGFGDTITGAAIWYKPTPGSTLGFQTFLQIPIGDKDVSDTNWKNLSSLLWYVPLTERIGWTGDLGFVAQSRRDDGNRPGMLWHTNNRFGYRVNDWLEPFAGVDYERISGRNGADDSWGFDGSLGVMFHYYGNQSIALRYSHGIEGENRPVNNSINIKYAYVW is encoded by the coding sequence ATGAGCACTGCTGCAAACACTCCCATCCGCGCCGCAAAGGCTGTCGTCTCCGCTGCCGGTATCGCACTGGCGCTGCTGTCCGGCAGCGCCAGCGCACAGACCACCTTCGACGTGATCGGTCCGCACGAGTACGACCTGCCGGTGAACTTCGACCAGCCGTTCAACGTGTTCGTGCAGTACGCCACCGTGCAGCGCGACAGCCGGCTGTTCGATAACGACGGCGATCGTCAGCGCGGCAACAGCGCGCAGAAGATCATCGGCCTGTCGAAGTACGTGCGCTTCTGGACGTCCGAGTCGAACCGCAACATCGGTCTGGCCTTCGAGGTGATCCAGCCGACGGTGGGCATCCGCAACCGCGACGCCGTCGATCCTGACGCGCGCCACATCAGCGGTTTCGGCGACACCATCACCGGCGCGGCCATCTGGTACAAGCCGACGCCCGGTTCGACGCTGGGCTTCCAGACTTTCCTGCAGATCCCGATCGGCGACAAGGACGTCAGCGACACCAACTGGAAGAACCTGTCCAGTCTGTTGTGGTACGTGCCGCTGACCGAGCGCATCGGCTGGACCGGCGACCTGGGCTTCGTCGCGCAGAGCCGGCGCGACGACGGCAACCGCCCGGGCATGCTGTGGCACACCAACAACCGCTTCGGCTACCGCGTGAACGACTGGCTGGAGCCGTTCGCCGGTGTCGACTACGAGCGCATCAGCGGCCGCAATGGCGCCGATGACTCGTGGGGCTTCGATGGTTCGCTCGGCGTGATGTTCCATTACTACGGCAACCAGTCGATCGCGCTGCGTTACTCGCACGGCATCGAAGGCGAGAACCGGCCGGTCAACAACAGCATCAACATCAAGTACGCCTACGTCTGGTAA
- a CDS encoding DUF1097 domain-containing protein, translated as MKLLHALALSIALLVALWVCLSIGMPNLQLNPWIGFVAWATFFAAGGGSQALGKSAFAALAGVVLTAGTMWLVAQAGGSLPALALLVAVLAFVLVAMADVAALSYTPAAFLGAATYFGATGDTFEKALFVGLTWVAGLTFGYLSESFGKRMTRAA; from the coding sequence ATGAAACTGCTGCACGCACTCGCCCTGAGCATCGCCCTGCTGGTCGCACTGTGGGTCTGCCTGAGCATCGGCATGCCGAACCTGCAGCTCAACCCGTGGATAGGCTTCGTCGCCTGGGCCACCTTCTTCGCCGCCGGCGGCGGCAGTCAGGCGCTCGGCAAGTCGGCTTTCGCCGCGCTGGCCGGCGTCGTGCTGACCGCCGGCACGATGTGGCTGGTGGCGCAGGCCGGCGGCAGCCTGCCTGCGCTGGCGCTGCTGGTCGCGGTGCTGGCCTTCGTGCTGGTGGCGATGGCCGACGTCGCCGCCCTGTCGTACACACCGGCCGCCTTCCTTGGCGCCGCCACCTATTTCGGCGCCACCGGCGACACCTTCGAGAAGGCGCTGTTCGTCGGCCTGACCTGGGTCGCCGGCCTCACCTTCGGCTACCTGTCCGAATCCTTCGGCAAACGCATGACGCGCGCCGCCTGA